In one Sander lucioperca isolate FBNREF2018 chromosome 7, SLUC_FBN_1.2, whole genome shotgun sequence genomic region, the following are encoded:
- the mgat4c gene encoding alpha-1,3-mannosyl-glycoprotein 4-beta-N-acetylglucosaminyltransferase C, protein MCLKAPDKAMILRLMWKSMDKMRFFRKRSMFPFLGFLITFLLFFNLYMDDGYVLEAEKRQLGDTLMHPANSERYIHRFRDLSNFSGTINVTYRYLAGIPLPRKKYLTIGLSSVKRKKGNYLLETIKSIFDQSSYEELKEIVVVVHLADFDLVWCENLVQEITRKFAHHIIAGRLLVIQAPEEYYPSLDGLKRNYNDPEDRVRFRSKQNVDYAFLLNFCTNLSHFYMMLEDDVRCSRNFLTALKKVITSREGSYWVMLEFSKLGYIGKLYHSRDLPRLAHFLLMFYQEMPCDWLLIHFRGLLAQKDVIRFKPSLFQHMGYYSSYKGAENKLKDDDFEEDSIDIPDNPPASLFTNINVFENYDATKAYSTVDEYFWGKPPCTGDFFVIIFNKSTKISRIKILTGTEDRQNDILHHGALEVGQKSVDTKQGRQCTSYITLGEFKGGSIEVSNVDHKIGFDIECVRVVVTASQKEWLIIRTISLWTTQPVSQFKK, encoded by the exons TGATCTTGAGGCTCATGTGGAAGTCCATGGACAAGATGAGGTTTTTCAGGAAACGATCCATGTTCCCCTTCCTCGGCTTCCTCAtcaccttcctcctcttcttcaacCTTTACATGGATGATGGATATGTGCTG GAGGCTGAAAAAAGACAACTGGGAGACACACTGATGCATCCTGCAAACTCTGAGAGATACATCCACAGATTCAGAGATCTGTCTAATTTCTCTGGGACTATTAATGTGACGTATCGCTACCTTGCGGGAATTCCTTTGCCACGCAAAA AGTATCTCACCATTGGTTTGTCGTCTGTCAAGAGGAAAAAGGGGAATTATCTACTAGAGACGATCAAATCCATCTTTGATCAGTCCAGTTACGAGGAACTCAAAGAGATTGTAGTTGTGGTCCACCTGGCAGACTTCGACCTGGTCTGGTGTGAGAACCTGGTGCAGGAAATCACCAGGAAGTTTGCCCACCACATCATAGCCGGACGCCTCCTGGTGATCCAGGCACCAGAGGAGTACTATCCGTCTCTGGACGGGCTAAAAAGGAACTACAACGACCCGGAGGACCGGGTCCGTTTCCGCTCTAAGCAGAACGTGGACTACGCTTTCCTCCTCAACTTCTGCACAAACCTCTCTCACTTCTACATGATGTTAGAGGATGACGTGCGCTGCTCCAGGAACTTCCTGACGGCGCTGAAGAAGGTGATCACCTCCAGAGAAGGCTCCTACTGGGTGATGCTGGAGTTCTCCAAGCTGGGCTACATCGGGAAGCTGTACCACTCCAGAGACCTGCCCCGTCTGGCTCATTTCCTCCTCATGTTCTACCAGGAAATGCCCTGCGACTGGCTCCTCATCCACTTCAGGGGTCTGCTGGCCCAGAAGGACGTGATCCGCTTCAAGCCCTCGCTGTTCCAGCACATGGGCTACTACTCCTCTTACAAAGGAGCAGAGAACAAGCTGAAAGACGACGACTTTGAGGAAGACTCCATAGACATCCCTGACAACCCTCCTGCCAGCCTCTTCACAAACATCAACGTCTTTGAAAACTATGACGCCACCAAGGCTTACAGCACTGTTGATGAATATTTCTGGGGGAAGCCTCCATGCACGGGAGACTTCTTTGTCATAATCTTTAATAAATCAACTAAAATCAGCAGAATTAAAATTTTGACGGGCACAGAGGACAGACAAAATGACATTCTTCACCACGGAGCTCTGGAAGTCGGACAAAAGTCTGTGGACACTAAACAGGGAAGGCAGTGTACATCCTACATCACATTAGGAGAGTTTAAAGGCGGAAGCATCGAGGTTAGCAATGTGGATCACAAGATCGGCTTTGACATTGAGTGTGTACGAGTCGTCGTCACTGCCAGTCAGAAAGAATGGCTCATCATAAGAACTATCAGTTTATGGACCACACAACCTGTGAGTCAGTTTAAAAAGTAA
- the rnf141 gene encoding RING finger protein 141: protein MGQQLSGQMTHLPEKLVKHAGLVRDSGYLTYEEFLARVAELNEVTAKLASGQQKHLLFEVEPGSDATALWKVAVRVLCTKINKENGMLEASRIMNLYQFIQLYRDITSQAAEVLSAEGATKGPSAQLPSTDSCQASMWMGRVKQLTDEEECCICMDGKADLILPCAHSFCQKCIDKWSGQSRNCPICRLQVTAANESWVMPDFPTEDDMAGYILNLADEAGHPHRP, encoded by the exons aTGGGCCAGCAGCTCTCAGGTCAGATGACTCATCTGCCTGAGAAGCTGGTGAAACACGCCGGACTGGTACGGGACAGCGGCTACCTAACCTACGAGGAGTTTCTGGCAAGAGTGGCCGAACTTAACGAAGT TACGGCCAAGCTAGCTTCAGGACAGCAGAAACACCTGCTGTTTGAGGTTGAGCCAGGATCCGATGCCACGGCCTTGTGGAAGGTGGCTGTCAGGGTGCTCTGTACCAAG ATCAACAAGGAAAATGGTATGTTGGAAGCATCACGCATCATGAACCTGTACCAGTTCATCCAACTGTACCGTGACATCACCAGCCAGGCTGCTGAGGTGCTGTCTGCAGAGGGCGCCACCAAGGGCCCGTCTGCCCAGCTCCCCTCCACAGACTCCTGCCAGGCCAGCATGTGGATGGGCAG AGTGAAGCAGCTGACTGATGAGGAGGAGTGCTGTATCTGCATGGACGGAAAGGCCGACCTTATTCTGCCCTGCGCACACAGCTTCTGTCAGAAGTGCATTGATAAATG GAGTGGGCAGAGCCGAAACTGTCCGATATGTCGCTTGCAAGTGACTGCTGCCAATGAATCATGGGTAATGCCTGATTTCCCCACAGAGGACGACATGGCTGGCTACATACTCAACTTGGCTGATGAGGCGGGTCATCCACACAGGCCttaa